A window of Gorilla gorilla gorilla isolate KB3781 chromosome 5, NHGRI_mGorGor1-v2.1_pri, whole genome shotgun sequence genomic DNA:
aaagaaaatagaatagaacCTTATTATTACTTCCACATTATAACATGGATTTGGACACATCCTGGTGAAACTGTATTTCCTCTAAAGGTTTAGTGTAATACTGCTTGTTTGTAAGTCTGGGGTTACTTCCATGCTCCaatacactgctttaaatgaaCTTAAGTAATAGTCATAATATTACAACAACTTTGCCAAACAAAAGTCACTTGATTTAATGTTTGGTTAAGgaatttgctttatttctctgtGTTAAAGATAACATCTTGGACTaggtatatttgaattttttatattcaGTGATTGTTCCCTTTATTCCTCATTTATGTTACTTAAATTGAGTTTATATGTAAACTTATTTTAATGTAAACTTGAAATAAAGGGAATATAATTTATGAAATCGTAAGCTTttgattttgaaagaaattacctcattttacagatgaggtagcTCAGACTCAAAGATAATATATCATTTGCTAAGATCATATGAGCAGCTGGTGCAAGAATTATGATGAGAATCCAGATTTCTTGAATTTTTGCCTAGTCACTCTTTACATGTATGTCCGTGTGTGTAAAGAGAAATGAGAATGCACATTGGTCTGGGAGGGGAAAAGTACTGCTTCTTTCTTGGAATGTGAGGTGTTTTTCTTTTGACATAATTTCTGATTTCATTCCACAGCTGAAAAATACCAAGATCGAAGTTTTGGAAGAGGAGCTCAGACTGGCCCGAGATGCCAACTCGGAAAACTGTAATAAGAACAAATTCCTGGATCAGAACCTGCAGAAATACCAGGCAGAGTGTTCCCAGTTCAAAGCGAAGCTTGCGAGCCTGGAGGAGCTGAAGAGACAGGCTGAGCTGGATGGGAAGTCGGCTAAGCAAAATCTAGACAAGTGCTACGGCCAAATAAAAGAACTCAATGAGAAGATCACCCGACTGACTTATGAGATTGAAgatgaaaagagaagaagaaaatctgTGGAAGACAGATTTGACCAACAGAAGAATGACTATGACCAACTGCAGAAAGCAAGGCAATGTGAAAAGGAGAACCTTGGTTGGCAGAAATTAGAGTCTGAGAAAGCCATCAAGGAGAAGGAGTACGAGATTGAAAGGTTGAGGGTTCTACTGCAGGAAGAAGGCACCCGGAAGAGAGAATATGAAAATGAGCTGGCAAAGGTAAGAAACCACTATAATGAGGAGATGAGTAATTTAAGGAACAAGTATGAAACAGAGATTAACATTACGAAGACCACCATCAAGGAGATATCCATGCAAAAAGAGGATGATTCCAAAAATCTTAGAAACCAGCTTGATAGACTCTCAAGGGAAAATCGAGATCTGAAGGATGAAATTGTCAGGCTCAATGACAGCATCTTGCAGGCCACTGAGCAGCGAAGGCGAGCTGAAGAAAATGCCCTTCAGCAAAAGGCCTGTGGCTCTGAGATAATGCAGAAGAAGCAGCATCTGGAGATAGAACTGAAGCAGGTCATGCAGCAGCGCTCTGAGGACAATGCCCGGCACAAGCAGTCCCTGGAGGAGGCTGCCAAGACCATTCAGGACAAAAATAAGGAGATCGAGAGACTCAAAGCTGAGTTTCAGGAGGAGGCCAAGCGCCGCTGGGAATATGAAAATGAACTGAGTAAGGTAAGAAACAATTATGATGAGGAGATCATTAGCTTAAAAAATCAGTTTGAGACCGAGATCAACATCACCAAGACCACCATCCACCAGCTCACCATGCAGAAGGAAGAGGATACCAGTGGCTACCGGGCTCAGATAGACAATCTCACCCGAGAAAACAGGAGCTTATCTGAAGAAATAAAGAGGCTGAAGAACACTCTAACCCAGACCACAGAGAATCTCAGGAGGGTGGAAGAAGACGTCCAACAGCAAAAGGCCACTGGCTCTGAGGTGTCTCAGAGGAAACAGCAGCTGGAGGTTGAGCTGAGACAAGTCACTCAGATGCGAACAGAGGAAAGCGTAAGATATAAGCAATCTCTTGATGATGCTGCCAAAACCATCCAGGATAAAAACAAGGAGATAGAAAGGTTAAAACAACTGATCGACAAAGAAACAAATGACCGGAAATGCCTGGAAGATGAAAACGCGAGATTACAAAGGGTCCAGTATGATCTGCAGAAAGCAAACAGTAGTGCGACGGAGACAATAAACAAACTGAAGGTTCAGGAGCAAGAACTGACACGCCTGAGGATCGACTATGAAAGGGTTTCCCAGGAGAGGACTGTGAAGGACCAGGATATCACGCGGTTCCAGAGCTCTCTGAAAGAGCTGCAGCTGCAGAAGCAGAAGGTGGAAGAGGAGCTGAATCGGCTGAAGAGGACGGCGTCAGAAGACTCCTGCAAGAGGAAGAAGCTGGAGGAAGAGCTGGAAGGCATGAGGAGGTCGCTGAAGGAGCAAGCCATCAAAATCACCAACCTGACCCAGCAGCTGGAGCAGGCATCCATTGTTAAGAAGAGGAGTGAGGATGACCTCCGGCAGCAGAGGGACGTGCTggatggccacctgagggaaaaGCAGAGGACCCAGGAAGAGCTGAGGAGGCTGTCTTCTGAGGTCGAGGCCCTGAGGCGGCAGTTACTCCAGGAACAGGAAAGTGTCAAACAAGCTCACTTGAGGAATGAGCATTTCCAGAAGGCGATAGAAGATAAAAGCAGAAGcttaaatgaaagcaaaatagaaATTGAGAGGCTGCAGTCTCTCACAGAGAACCTGACCAAGGAGCACTTGATGTTAGAAGAAGAACTGCGGAACCTGAGGCTGGAGTACGATGACCTGAGGAGAGGACGAAGCGAAGCGGACAGTGATAAAAATGCAACCATCTTGGAACTAAGGAGCCAGCTGCAGATCAGCAACAACCGGACCCTGGAACTGCAGGGGCTGATTAATGAtttacagagagagagggaaaatttGAGACAGGAAATTGAGAAATTCCAAAAGCAGGCTTTAGAGGTATTCACAAATACTTGATCACAGCTTCACTGTTTCTCAAATTATTCATCACATTATTATCTCATCTGAACTGTGCTCTTTCTGCTTAAATAGATGCTTATAGaaaatctaatttttctttttattgctctaCTACTTCCTGTCATAATCCAGGtaactgctttaaaataatttcaatgcTGTGTGCCCTGCTGTTCTTTAATTGCATCAAATGCTGATCTCTGGGTAGCCTGTGTTTGGCCCTGCTTTTAAGAACACTAATACATGTATAACTTCCTCTGAATGTTCCATTCTACTTCTTAGAAGTTAGCTCTTATTTAGTGAGCTATGACATACATTTGTaatgaaaattttcttaaatagaaGCCATACTAAAGTGTTTCCctatgcaatttttaaaacactttttcttttgCCTGCTTAGATGATTTTTTTGCATGGATTATTTAGTGTTCGCATTTGATTATGGCCCTAGtgtgtttccttttgtttgaCTTTCCTTCTCCTaacccttaatttaaaaataacttatttaactTCTACAGACAATATTTGTGTGTGGCTgggttagtgtgtgtgtgtgtgtgtgtgtatatatatctatatattatatatataattatataattacataatgtatatttatctataatgtatattttatataatatatatcttcatatatttgTATTGCTTCATTAAGTATGTTCATCTAGCTGTAACAGGTGAGATATAGGTGTAGCAGGTATGATAACCTGAAACAAAACTCCCCACATTTTTTCAAAGCATAATTATTGTTAAGAGTAAGACAGGTCTGCAACTTACAGTTCcttctatagaaaaaaatagtaagtatgAAGCCATTTATTGAAGTGGCAACATATACAGAATTTTTCCCACAAATTTGTAAAATAACAAGCTCACAGTGTATCCAGGgacaatatagaaagaaaaaataagcaaggctttttttttttaaagatagatacACAAAAGGAAGTTAAGTCATGTTAGTAATATGATATGattcaaaacattattttttcccatttctttcttcttcaattCCAGGCATCTAATAGGATTCAGGAATCAAAGAATCAGTGTACTCAGGTGGTACAGGAAAGAGAGAGCCTTCTGGTGAAAATCAAAGTCCTGGAGCAAGACAAGGCAAGGCTGCAGAGGCTGGAGGATGAGCTGAATCGTGCAAAAGCAACTCTAGAGGCAGAAACCAGGGTGAAACAGCGCCTGGAGTGTGAGAAACAGCAAATTCAGAATGACCTGAATCAGTGGAAGACTCAATATTCCCGCAAGGAGGAGGCTATTAGGAAGATAGAATCGGAAAGagaaaagagtgagagagagaagaacaGTCTTAGGAGTGAGATCGAAAGACTCCAAGCAGAGATCAAGAGAATTGAAGAGAGGTGCAGGCGTAAGCTGGAGGATTCTACCAGGGAGACACAGTCACAGTTAGAAACAGAACGCTCCCGATATCAGAGGGAGATCGATAAACTCAGACAGCGCCCATATGGGTCCCATCGAGAGACCCAGACTGAGTGTGAGTGGACCGTTGACACCTCCAAGCTGGTGTTTGATGGGCTGAGGAAGAAGGTGACAGCAATGCAGCTCTATGAGTGTCAGCTGATCGACAAAACAACCTTGGACAAACTATTGAAGGGGAAGAAGTCAGTGGAAGAAGTTGCTTCTGAAATCCAGCCATTCCTTCGGGGTGCAGGATCTATCGCTGGAGCATCTGCTTCTCCTAAGGAAAAATACTCTTTGGTAGaggccaagagaaagaaattaatcaGCCCAGAATCCACAGTCATGCTTCTGGAGGCCCAGGCAGCTACAGGTGGTATAATTGATCCCCATCGGAATGAGAAGCTGACTGTCGACAGTGCCATAGCTCGGGACCTCATTGACTTCGATGACCGTCAGCAGATATATGCAGCAGAAAAAGCTATCACTGGTTTTGATGATCCATTTTCAGGCAAGACAGTATCTGTTTCAGAAGCCATCAAGAAAAATTTGATTGATAGAGAAACCGGAATGCGCCTGCTGGAAGCCCAGATTGCTTCAGGGGGTGTAGTAGACCCTGTGAACAGTGTCTTTTTGCCAAAAGATGTCGCCTTGGCCCGGGGGCTGATTGATAGAGATTTGTATCGATCCCTGAATGATCCCCGAGATAGTCAGAAAAACTTTGTGGATCCAGTCACCAAAAAGAAGGTCAGTTACGTGCAGCTGAAGGAACGGTGCAGAATCGAACCACATACTGGTCTGCTCTTGCTTTCAGTACAGAAGAGAAGCATGTCCTTCCAAGGAATCAGACAACCTGTGACCGTCACTGAGCTAGTAGATTCTGGTATATTGAGACCGTCCACTGTCAATGAACTGGAATCTGGTCAGATTTCTTATGACGAGGTTGGTGAGAGAATTAAGGActtcctccagggttcaagctgcATAGCAGGCATATACAATGAGACCACAAAACAGAAGCTTGGCATTTATGAGGCCATGAAAATTGGCTTAGTCCGACCTGGTACTGCTCTGGAGTTGCTGGAAGCCCAAGCAGCTACTGGCTTTATAGTGGATCCTGTTAGCAACTTGAGGTTACCAGTGGAGGAAGCCTACAAGAGAGGTCTGGTGGGCATTGAGTTCAAAGAGAAGCTCCTGTCTGCAGAACGAGCTGTCACTGGGTATAATGATCCTGAAACAGGAAACATCATCTCTTTGTTCCAAGCCATGAATAAGGAACTCATCGAAAAGGGCCATGGTATTCGCTTATTAGAAGCACAGATCGCAACCGGGGGGATCATTGACCCAAAGGAGAGCCATCGTTTACCAGTTGACATAGCATATAAGAGGGGCTATTTCAATGAGGAACTCAGTGAGATTCTCTCAGATCCAAGTGATGATACCAAAGGATTTTTTGACCCCAACACTGAAGAAAATCTTACCTATCTGCAACTAAAAGAAAGATGCATTAAGGATGAGGAAACAGGGCTCTGTCTTCTGcctctgaaagaaaagaagaaacaggtgCAGACATCACAAAAGAATACCCTCAGGAAGCGTAGAGTGGTTATAGTTGACCCAGAAACCAataaagaaatgtctgttcaggagGCCTACAAGAAGGGCCTAATTGATTATGAAACCTTCAAAGAACTGTGTGAGCAGGAATGTGAATGGGAAGAAATAACCATCACAGGATCAGATGGCTCCACCAGGGTGGTCCTGGTAGATAGAAAGACAGGCAGTCAGTATGATATTCAAGATGCTATTGACAAGGGCCTTGTTGACAGGAAGTTCTTTGATCAGTACCGATCTGGCAGCCTCAGCCTCACTCAATTTGCTGACATGATCTCCTTGAAAAATGGTGTCGGCACCAGCAGCAGCATGGGCAGTGGTGTCAGCGATGATGTTTTTAGCAGCTCCCGACATGAATCAGTAAGTAAGATTTCCACCATATCCAGCGTCAGGAATTTAACCATAAGGAGCAGCTCTTTTTCAGACACCCTGGAAGAATCGAGCCCCATTGCAGCCATCTTTGACACAGAAAACCTGGAGAAAATCTCCATTACAGAAGGTATAGAGCGGGGTATCGTTGACAGCATCACGGGTCAGAGGCTTCTGGAGGCTCAGGCCTGCACAGGTGGCATCATCCACCCAACCACGGGCCAGAAGCTGTCACTTCAGGACGCAGTCTCCCAGGGTGTGATTGACCAAGACATGGCGACCAGGCTGAAGCCTGCTCAGAAAGCCTTCATAGGCTTCGAGGGTGTGAAGGGAAAGAAGAAGATGTCAGCAGCAGAGGCAGTGAAAGAAAAATGGCTCCCGTATGAGGCTGGCCAGCGCTTCCTGGAGTTCCAGTACCTCACGGGAGGTCTTGTTGACCCGGAAGTGCATGGGAGGATAAGCACCGAAGAAGCCATCCGGAAGGGGTTCATCGATGGCCGCGCCGCACAGAGGCTGCAAGACACCAGCAGCTATGCCAAAATCCTGACCTGCCCcaaaaccaaattaaaaatatCCTATAAGGATGCCATAAATCGCTCCATGGTAGAAGATATCACTGGGCTGCGCCTTCTGGAAGCCGCCTCCGTGTCGTCCAAGGGCTTACCCAGCCCTTACAACATGTCTTCGGCTCCGGCCTCCCGCTCCGGCTCCCGCTCGGGATCTCGCTCCGGATCTCGCTCCGGGTCCCGCAGTGGGTCCCGGAGAGGAAGCTTTGACGCCACAGGGAATTCTTCCTATTCTTATTCCTACTCATTTAGCAGTAGTTCTATTGGGCACTAGTAGTCAGTTGGGAGTGGTTGCTATACCTTGACTTCATTTATATGAATTTCCACTttattaaataatagaaaagaaaatcccggTGCTTGCAGTAGAGTGATAGGACATTCTATGCTTACAGAAAATATAGCCATGATTGAAATCAAATAGTAAAGGCTGTTCTGGCTTTTTATCTTCTTAGCTCATCTTAAATAAGTAGTACACTTGGATGCAGTGCGTCTGAAGTGCTAATCAGTTGTAACAATAGCACAAATCGAACTTaggatttgtttcttctcttctgtGTTTCGATTTTTGATCAATTCTTTAATTTTGGAAGCCTATAATACAGTTTTCTATTCTTGgagataaaaattaaatggaTCACTGATATTTTAGTCATTCTGCTTCTcatctaaatatttccatattctgcATTAGGAGAAAATTACCCTCCCAGCACCAGCCCCCCTCTCAAACCTCCAACCCAAAACCAAGCATTTTGGAATGAGTCTCCTTTAGTTTTAGAGTGTGGATTGTATAACCCATATACTCTTTGATGTACTTGTTTGGTTTGGCATTAATTTGACTGTGCATGACAGCAGcaatctttgcttttctttggtcaaagttttctgtttattttgcttgTCATATTCGATGTACTTTAAGAAGGTGTCTTTATGAAGTTTGCTATTCTGGCAATAAACTTTTAGACTTTTGaagtgtttgtgttttaatttaatatgtttataaGCATATATAAACATTTAGCATATTTTTATCATAGgtctaaaattatttgtttactaAATACCTGTGAAGAAATACCATTAAAAAACTATTTGGTTCTGAATTCTTACTAGAAGGTGGTCTTTTGAAGTTAGTCCTTTCAGTACTTCTCAGATGCCTGTCATGTACCCGACGGAGTCCTTGGAAAGAAGGCCTGTGTAAAGAGGCCAGCCTGGAGGTCAATACCCTGTTCTAGTTTATTCTGGACATTGAGTACCAAGTAGCATTGGCAAAAGTCACCATCATAGCATTGAAAAAACATGAAGTTGCTAAGATGCTTTTTGGGTATCCTCAAAATAGATAGTGTTTCACTTTGTCCCGTAAGAGGAAATAATTGTCCTGGAACCCATGAAAACGATTTCTGAAGAGTTCTTGGCTCTCTGTTGAAGGACAAGGAAGTATAAGCCTATTCATTTGGATCAAAGAGAAACTACTGAAATTCACACATTTGTCATTAGATTAACATGACTTCACTGAATACCTACCATGTCTAGTATTGGGTTAGGTACTATGAAGACTGAGTAGAATTTACGAGCCCCCGACAACAAAGCATTGGCAatgtgggtggggacagaaaCAGATAAAGCAATCAGTGGGACAACTTTCAAATGTCAGCAgtatatattaatacaaattttataGTACAGATAGAAAATAGGAAAACATGCTAATTGTATAGAACAAAAATCAAGATTAGATTAATTATTGGGGGCTTTTGGTACTTAGGGTGAAAGTCACCTCCATTCTCATTGCATGGGCTATTTTTCCTCCACAgcactcttttcttccttatttcacCTCTTCTTCCTCTTACTCCCTCTCCTAATTTGGAGgagttgaaattaattttatgcattaaaCTGAGTTCGCGTGCCATGCATTGTGCCAGAAGCCATGGAGTCTGTGCTAGAAATACATGGTGAAAAATAGCCCTCATAAtccaaaaggaagaagaaaatgtggtaaatgctGTATTgggaaaaatgaaggaaattccTTATGCTAGAGCTGGGAGACTATATTAGTCACCTCACCCTGCCATAACAAGATGCCACAGACTGAGCGGCTTAAACGGAagtatattttctcacagttctggaagctaaaaGTACAAGCTCAAGATGCAGGCAGGGCTGGTTTCTAGTGAAACCTGGCTCATGGGTGGCTATCTGTCTTACCTGATTAGAGTACCCACCCCTcctttatgacctcatttaactttaattacctcTTAGGGCTCTATCTCCTTATACAGTCACACTGTGGGTTGGTACTTCAACATAGGCATTTTTGAGGGACTCAATCCAATCCATAACAGAGGCCTAGCCTAGAACAGGAGTCTGGAGACCACTCCAGGAAAGTGATATCAAAACAGATCAGCAGCATCAGTGTAGAGCAGTTCCTCGGTCTGAAACAGTAACTAGAGAGTACAGTCAATTGACAAATCTTTCCTACTCCCTCCAGGCTTGTGCCAATGTTGTCATGAAGCTCTGAGATGACATGGGGCTGTATCCTGAAGAGAGGATATGTTTGACGTGGGCTAAGTTT
This region includes:
- the DSP gene encoding desmoplakin isoform X1, which translates into the protein MSCNGGSHPRINTLGRMIRAESGPDLRYEVTSGGGGTSRMYYSRRGVITEQNSDGYCQTGTMSRHQNQNTIQELLQNCSDCLMRAELIVQPELKYGDGIQLTRSRELDECFAQANDQMEILDSLIREMRQMGQPCDAYQKRLLQLQEQMRALYKAISVPRVRRASSKGGGGYTCQSGSGWDEFTKHVTSECLGWMRQQRAEMDMVAWGVDLASVEQHINSHRSIHNSIGDYRWQLDKIKADLREKSAIYQLEEEYENLLKASFERMDHLRQLQNIIQATSREIMWINDCEEEELLYDWSDKNTNIAQKQEAFSIRMSQLEVKEKELNKLKQESDQLVLNQHPASDKIEAYMDTLQTQWSWILQITKCIDVHLKENAAYFQFFEEAQSTEAYLKGLQDSIRKKYPCDKNMPLQHLLEQIKELEKEREKILEYKRQVQNLVNKSKKIVQLKPRNPDYRSNKPIILRALCDYKQDQKIVHKGDECILKDNNERSKWYVTGPGGVDMLVPSVGLIIPPPNPLAVDLSCKIEQYYEAILALWNQLYINMKSLVSWHYCMIDIEKIRAMTIAKLKTMRQEDYMKTIADLELHYQEFIRNSQGSEMFGDDDKRKIQSQFTDAQKHYQTLVIQLPGYPQHQTVTTTEITHHGTCQDVNHNKVIETNRENDKQETWMLMELQKIRRQIEHCEGRMTLKNLPLADQGSSHHITVKINELKSVQNDSQAIAEVLNQLKDMLANFRGSEKYCYLQNEVFGLFQKLENINGVTDGYLNSLCTVRALLQAILQTEDMLKVYEARLTEEETVCLDLDKVEAYRCGLKKIKNDLNLKKSLLATMKTELQKAQQIHSQTSQQYPLYDLDLGKFGEKVTQLTDRWQRIDKQIDFRLWDLEKQIKQLRNYRDNYQAFCKWLYDAKRRQDSLESMKFGDSNTVMRFLNEQKNLHSEISGKRDKSEEVQKIAELCANSIKDYELQLASYTSGLETLLNIPIKRTMIQSPSGVILQEAADVHARYIELLTRSGDYYRFLSEMLKSLEDLKLKNTKIEVLEEELRLARDANSENCNKNKFLDQNLQKYQAECSQFKAKLASLEELKRQAELDGKSAKQNLDKCYGQIKELNEKITRLTYEIEDEKRRRKSVEDRFDQQKNDYDQLQKARQCEKENLGWQKLESEKAIKEKEYEIERLRVLLQEEGTRKREYENELAKVRNHYNEEMSNLRNKYETEINITKTTIKEISMQKEDDSKNLRNQLDRLSRENRDLKDEIVRLNDSILQATEQRRRAEENALQQKACGSEIMQKKQHLEIELKQVMQQRSEDNARHKQSLEEAAKTIQDKNKEIERLKAEFQEEAKRRWEYENELSKVRNNYDEEIISLKNQFETEINITKTTIHQLTMQKEEDTSGYRAQIDNLTRENRSLSEEIKRLKNTLTQTTENLRRVEEDVQQQKATGSEVSQRKQQLEVELRQVTQMRTEESVRYKQSLDDAAKTIQDKNKEIERLKQLIDKETNDRKCLEDENARLQRVQYDLQKANSSATETINKLKVQEQELTRLRIDYERVSQERTVKDQDITRFQSSLKELQLQKQKVEEELNRLKRTASEDSCKRKKLEEELEGMRRSLKEQAIKITNLTQQLEQASIVKKRSEDDLRQQRDVLDGHLREKQRTQEELRRLSSEVEALRRQLLQEQESVKQAHLRNEHFQKAIEDKSRSLNESKIEIERLQSLTENLTKEHLMLEEELRNLRLEYDDLRRGRSEADSDKNATILELRSQLQISNNRTLELQGLINDLQRERENLRQEIEKFQKQALEASNRIQESKNQCTQVVQERESLLVKIKVLEQDKARLQRLEDELNRAKATLEAETRVKQRLECEKQQIQNDLNQWKTQYSRKEEAIRKIESEREKSEREKNSLRSEIERLQAEIKRIEERCRRKLEDSTRETQSQLETERSRYQREIDKLRQRPYGSHRETQTECEWTVDTSKLVFDGLRKKVTAMQLYECQLIDKTTLDKLLKGKKSVEEVASEIQPFLRGAGSIAGASASPKEKYSLVEAKRKKLISPESTVMLLEAQAATGGIIDPHRNEKLTVDSAIARDLIDFDDRQQIYAAEKAITGFDDPFSGKTVSVSEAIKKNLIDRETGMRLLEAQIASGGVVDPVNSVFLPKDVALARGLIDRDLYRSLNDPRDSQKNFVDPVTKKKVSYVQLKERCRIEPHTGLLLLSVQKRSMSFQGIRQPVTVTELVDSGILRPSTVNELESGQISYDEVGERIKDFLQGSSCIAGIYNETTKQKLGIYEAMKIGLVRPGTALELLEAQAATGFIVDPVSNLRLPVEEAYKRGLVGIEFKEKLLSAERAVTGYNDPETGNIISLFQAMNKELIEKGHGIRLLEAQIATGGIIDPKESHRLPVDIAYKRGYFNEELSEILSDPSDDTKGFFDPNTEENLTYLQLKERCIKDEETGLCLLPLKEKKKQVQTSQKNTLRKRRVVIVDPETNKEMSVQEAYKKGLIDYETFKELCEQECEWEEITITGSDGSTRVVLVDRKTGSQYDIQDAIDKGLVDRKFFDQYRSGSLSLTQFADMISLKNGVGTSSSMGSGVSDDVFSSSRHESVSKISTISSVRNLTIRSSSFSDTLEESSPIAAIFDTENLEKISITEGIERGIVDSITGQRLLEAQACTGGIIHPTTGQKLSLQDAVSQGVIDQDMATRLKPAQKAFIGFEGVKGKKKMSAAEAVKEKWLPYEAGQRFLEFQYLTGGLVDPEVHGRISTEEAIRKGFIDGRAAQRLQDTSSYAKILTCPKTKLKISYKDAINRSMVEDITGLRLLEAASVSSKGLPSPYNMSSAPASRSGSRSGSRSGSRSGSRSGSRRGSFDATGNSSYSYSYSFSSSSIGH
- the DSP gene encoding desmoplakin isoform X2, whose amino-acid sequence is MSCNGGSHPRINTLGRMIRAESGPDLRYEVTSGGGGTSRMYYSRRGVITEQNSDGYCQTGTMSRHQNQNTIQELLQNCSDCLMRAELIVQPELKYGDGIQLTRSRELDECFAQANDQMEILDSLIREMRQMGQPCDAYQKRLLQLQEQMRALYKAISVPRVRRASSKGGGGYTCQSGSGWDEFTKHVTSECLGWMRQQRAEMDMVAWGVDLASVEQHINSHRSIHNSIGDYRWQLDKIKADLREKSAIYQLEEEYENLLKASFERMDHLRQLQNIIQATSREIMWINDCEEEELLYDWSDKNTNIAQKQEAFSIRMSQLEVKEKELNKLKQESDQLVLNQHPASDKIEAYMDTLQTQWSWILQITKCIDVHLKENAAYFQFFEEAQSTEAYLKGLQDSIRKKYPCDKNMPLQHLLEQIKELEKEREKILEYKRQVQNLVNKSKKIVQLKPRNPDYRSNKPIILRALCDYKQDQKIVHKGDECILKDNNERSKWYVTGPGGVDMLVPSVGLIIPPPNPLAVDLSCKIEQYYEAILALWNQLYINMKSLVSWHYCMIDIEKIRAMTIAKLKTMRQEDYMKTIADLELHYQEFIRNSQGSEMFGDDDKRKIQSQFTDAQKHYQTLVIQLPGYPQHQTVTTTEITHHGTCQDVNHNKVIETNRENDKQETWMLMELQKIRRQIEHCEGRMTLKNLPLADQGSSHHITVKINELKSVQNDSQAIAEVLNQLKDMLANFRGSEKYCYLQNEVFGLFQKLENINGVTDGYLNSLCTVRALLQAILQTEDMLKVYEARLTEEETVCLDLDKVEAYRCGLKKIKNDLNLKKSLLATMKTELQKAQQIHSQTSQQYPLYDLDLGKFGEKVTQLTDRWQRIDKQIDFRLWDLEKQIKQLRNYRDNYQAFCKWLYDAKRRQDSLESMKFGDSNTVMRFLNEQKNLHSEISGKRDKSEEVQKIAELCANSIKDYELQLASYTSGLETLLNIPIKRTMIQSPSGVILQEAADVHARYIELLTRSGDYYRFLSEMLKSLEDLKLKNTKIEVLEEELRLARDANSENCNKNKFLDQNLQKYQAECSQFKAKLASLEELKRQAELDGKSAKQNLDKCYGQIKELNEKITRLTYEIEDEKRRRKSVEDRFDQQKNDYDQLQKARQCEKENLGWQKLESEKAIKEKEYEIERLRVLLQEEGTRKREYENELAKASNRIQESKNQCTQVVQERESLLVKIKVLEQDKARLQRLEDELNRAKATLEAETRVKQRLECEKQQIQNDLNQWKTQYSRKEEAIRKIESEREKSEREKNSLRSEIERLQAEIKRIEERCRRKLEDSTRETQSQLETERSRYQREIDKLRQRPYGSHRETQTECEWTVDTSKLVFDGLRKKVTAMQLYECQLIDKTTLDKLLKGKKSVEEVASEIQPFLRGAGSIAGASASPKEKYSLVEAKRKKLISPESTVMLLEAQAATGGIIDPHRNEKLTVDSAIARDLIDFDDRQQIYAAEKAITGFDDPFSGKTVSVSEAIKKNLIDRETGMRLLEAQIASGGVVDPVNSVFLPKDVALARGLIDRDLYRSLNDPRDSQKNFVDPVTKKKVSYVQLKERCRIEPHTGLLLLSVQKRSMSFQGIRQPVTVTELVDSGILRPSTVNELESGQISYDEVGERIKDFLQGSSCIAGIYNETTKQKLGIYEAMKIGLVRPGTALELLEAQAATGFIVDPVSNLRLPVEEAYKRGLVGIEFKEKLLSAERAVTGYNDPETGNIISLFQAMNKELIEKGHGIRLLEAQIATGGIIDPKESHRLPVDIAYKRGYFNEELSEILSDPSDDTKGFFDPNTEENLTYLQLKERCIKDEETGLCLLPLKEKKKQVQTSQKNTLRKRRVVIVDPETNKEMSVQEAYKKGLIDYETFKELCEQECEWEEITITGSDGSTRVVLVDRKTGSQYDIQDAIDKGLVDRKFFDQYRSGSLSLTQFADMISLKNGVGTSSSMGSGVSDDVFSSSRHESVSKISTISSVRNLTIRSSSFSDTLEESSPIAAIFDTENLEKISITEGIERGIVDSITGQRLLEAQACTGGIIHPTTGQKLSLQDAVSQGVIDQDMATRLKPAQKAFIGFEGVKGKKKMSAAEAVKEKWLPYEAGQRFLEFQYLTGGLVDPEVHGRISTEEAIRKGFIDGRAAQRLQDTSSYAKILTCPKTKLKISYKDAINRSMVEDITGLRLLEAASVSSKGLPSPYNMSSAPASRSGSRSGSRSGSRSGSRSGSRRGSFDATGNSSYSYSYSFSSSSIGH